The following coding sequences lie in one Thermosulfuriphilus ammonigenes genomic window:
- the radA gene encoding DNA repair protein RadA, producing the protein MARRRGPLFRCQECGYQSPKWFGRCPACSSWGTMVEEIQEKTPPSKRRPPEASPITSVEAERYPRLKTGIGELDQVLGGGLVPASLVLIGGDPGIGKSTLVLQAAAALAQTGEKVLYVSGEESPEQIRLRAERVGALAKDLLILSETVLEAITAAAEDLSPALLIIDSIQTIRTEEVASAPGSVAQVRECTARLLDFIKARQMSLFIIGHVTKEGAIAGPRVLEHLVDTVLYFEGEGGHPYRILRAVKNRFGSTQEIGVFEMRETGLVPVTNPSWIFVSERPAGVSGSVVTACLEGTRPLLVEIQALVGTSPWGTPRRTAIGLDPYRVSLLVAILERRAGLRLYDRDIFINVVGGIRLAETAVDLAVALALASSHLDRPLPSDLLAFGEIGLAGELRRVGRAGDRLREAQKMGFRRALVPRGTSENLPDMEILTADSLKEALDLFF; encoded by the coding sequence ATGGCTCGTAGGCGAGGCCCCCTTTTCCGCTGCCAGGAATGTGGGTATCAGAGCCCGAAGTGGTTTGGCCGCTGTCCGGCCTGCTCAAGCTGGGGGACCATGGTCGAAGAGATCCAGGAGAAGACCCCACCCTCAAAACGGCGGCCTCCAGAAGCCAGCCCCATTACCTCGGTTGAGGCCGAAAGATATCCCCGCCTCAAGACCGGCATCGGAGAGCTAGACCAAGTCCTGGGTGGGGGGCTTGTTCCTGCCAGTCTCGTCCTCATCGGTGGGGACCCGGGAATTGGCAAATCAACCCTGGTTCTCCAGGCTGCGGCGGCCTTGGCCCAAACCGGAGAAAAGGTTCTTTATGTCTCTGGAGAGGAATCTCCAGAACAGATCCGTCTTCGGGCCGAACGGGTGGGGGCCCTGGCCAAGGACCTGCTCATCCTTTCGGAGACGGTTTTAGAGGCGATAACAGCCGCCGCGGAGGATCTGTCTCCAGCACTTCTGATTATTGACTCCATCCAGACCATCAGGACTGAAGAGGTGGCCTCAGCCCCAGGAAGTGTGGCTCAGGTTAGAGAATGCACCGCCAGGCTCCTGGATTTTATTAAGGCCCGACAGATGAGCCTCTTCATCATTGGACACGTCACCAAAGAAGGGGCTATAGCTGGCCCTCGAGTCCTTGAACACCTGGTGGACACGGTCCTTTACTTTGAAGGTGAAGGAGGGCACCCCTACCGGATCCTCAGGGCAGTCAAAAATCGCTTTGGTTCCACTCAAGAGATCGGGGTCTTTGAAATGAGGGAGACGGGTCTGGTGCCGGTGACTAACCCCTCCTGGATCTTCGTCTCCGAAAGACCTGCCGGGGTCTCTGGGTCTGTGGTCACCGCCTGTTTGGAAGGTACCCGCCCCCTCCTGGTGGAGATCCAGGCCCTGGTGGGGACAAGCCCCTGGGGCACTCCTCGCCGCACGGCCATTGGTCTTGATCCCTACAGGGTATCGCTCCTGGTAGCCATTTTGGAACGGCGGGCCGGCCTTCGGCTTTACGATCGGGATATCTTTATTAACGTAGTCGGGGGAATCAGGTTGGCGGAAACAGCTGTTGACCTAGCCGTCGCTTTGGCCTTGGCCTCCAGCCATCTCGATCGTCCCCTGCCCTCGGACCTTCTGGCCTTCGGGGAGATTGGTCTGGCCGGAGAGTTGAGACGGGTGGGCCGGGCCGGGGACCGGCTCCGGGAAGCCCAAAAGATGGGCTTTCGCCGGGCCCTTGTGCCCCGAGGAACTTCCGAAAACCTTCCAGATATGGAAATCCTTACGGCGGATTCTCTGAAAGAGGCCCTTGATCTTTTCTTTTAG
- the trxA gene encoding thioredoxin → MGDKVVQVTDATFEQEVINSETPVLVDFWAAWCGPCRAIAPIIDELAEEYAGKLKVAKLNVDESPVTPGKFGIRAIPTLIIFKDGQVAQQITGAVAKATIEAAIRKVLE, encoded by the coding sequence ATGGGGGATAAAGTAGTTCAGGTAACTGATGCCACTTTCGAACAGGAGGTTATTAACTCTGAGACCCCGGTGTTGGTAGATTTCTGGGCTGCCTGGTGTGGTCCCTGTCGGGCTATTGCTCCAATTATCGACGAACTGGCCGAGGAGTATGCCGGCAAGCTCAAGGTGGCCAAATTAAACGTGGATGAGAGCCCGGTGACCCCGGGAAAGTTTGGCATAAGGGCCATCCCCACCCTTATCATTTTTAAAGACGGTCAGGTAGCCCAGCAGATTACCGGAGCCGTAGCCAAGGCCACCATTGAAGCGGCCATCAGAAAGGTGCTTGAGTAG
- the trxB gene encoding thioredoxin-disulfide reductase yields MDVQLAIVGAGPAGLTAYIYAARARLKTALIDKLGAGGQVLTTDWVENYPGFPEGISGYDLSQQFLKHAQRFGLEPVIGEVQKLVRENKAFLLETSQGPIRAQAVIVATGARPNRLGVPGEEELTGKGVSYCATCDGPFFLNQVIAVVGGGNTAVQEALYLTRFAQKVFLIHRRDRLRATKILQERALAHEKIQIIWDTVVERIEGQTEVEAIQLYNRKTGQRSRLEVGGVFIFVGIIPQADFIGPELVDKDDRGFIITDAEMATKTPGLFAAGDVRVKACRQIVTACGDGACAAYQAEQYLDSLA; encoded by the coding sequence ATGGACGTCCAACTGGCCATAGTCGGTGCCGGTCCAGCCGGGCTGACAGCCTATATATATGCTGCCCGGGCGAGGTTAAAGACGGCCCTTATTGACAAGCTGGGAGCCGGGGGGCAGGTTTTAACTACTGATTGGGTAGAGAACTATCCCGGCTTCCCAGAGGGGATAAGTGGCTACGACCTTTCGCAGCAGTTCTTAAAGCACGCTCAGCGGTTTGGCCTTGAACCAGTTATTGGAGAGGTCCAGAAACTGGTTCGGGAAAATAAAGCCTTCCTGTTAGAAACCAGTCAGGGCCCCATCCGGGCCCAGGCGGTTATCGTCGCTACCGGGGCCCGTCCTAACCGGTTAGGCGTTCCGGGAGAGGAGGAATTAACCGGAAAGGGAGTCTCCTACTGTGCCACCTGTGACGGGCCCTTCTTTCTGAATCAAGTAATCGCTGTAGTTGGTGGGGGGAATACCGCGGTTCAGGAGGCCCTGTACCTCACCCGCTTTGCCCAGAAGGTCTTTCTTATTCATCGGCGCGATCGTCTGCGGGCCACCAAGATCCTCCAAGAAAGGGCCCTGGCCCATGAAAAGATTCAGATTATCTGGGATACAGTGGTAGAGAGGATTGAGGGCCAAACAGAGGTGGAGGCCATCCAGCTTTACAATCGCAAAACCGGTCAGCGGAGTCGCCTGGAGGTCGGTGGGGTCTTCATCTTTGTAGGGATCATTCCCCAGGCAGACTTTATTGGCCCAGAGTTAGTAGACAAAGACGATCGGGGCTTTATCATCACCGACGCAGAGATGGCCACCAAAACCCCTGGGCTTTTTGCGGCTGGAGACGTGCGGGTCAAGGCCTGTCGCCAGATTGTCACCGCCTGTGGTGACGGGGCCTGCGCCGCTTACCAGGCCGAACAATATCTGGATTCTCTGGCATGA
- the bamD gene encoding outer membrane protein assembly factor BamD, which produces MSRPGFCFLGLVLSLFLLTGCLHRPAGPSGEPQSFWAWLKRAAAPRPKNLLEEVQEAMREFERGRYVVAFEKFQSIRDRYPTTPYALLAELKMADCKYYSGSYEEAIVLYEQFEKLHPTNEAVPYVIFQIGSAYYRMMLSPDRDQTNTRKAIEAYERLLRQYPDSPYSLEARRRIRRCRDNLAAHEYYVAHYYFRVKRYRAAYARLEYLLKTYPDTDTALKARSLLKKVATKVGPDWQPGQSPDS; this is translated from the coding sequence ATGAGCCGTCCAGGGTTCTGCTTCCTAGGTCTTGTTTTGAGCCTGTTCTTGTTAACAGGCTGTCTCCATCGTCCAGCTGGTCCAAGTGGGGAGCCCCAGAGCTTTTGGGCCTGGCTCAAAAGGGCGGCTGCCCCTCGCCCCAAAAACCTCCTTGAGGAAGTCCAGGAGGCGATGAGGGAGTTTGAGCGTGGACGTTATGTGGTGGCCTTTGAGAAGTTCCAGAGCATTCGTGACCGCTACCCTACCACCCCTTACGCCCTTTTAGCCGAACTCAAGATGGCTGATTGTAAGTATTACTCGGGCTCCTATGAGGAGGCCATTGTTCTTTATGAACAGTTCGAGAAACTCCATCCAACCAATGAGGCTGTACCTTATGTGATCTTCCAGATAGGTTCAGCCTACTACCGAATGATGCTCTCTCCAGACCGAGATCAGACCAACACCCGGAAGGCTATAGAGGCCTACGAACGCCTTCTCCGACAATATCCAGACAGCCCCTACAGCCTGGAGGCCAGGCGCCGCATCCGCCGTTGCCGTGACAATCTGGCTGCTCACGAGTATTATGTAGCCCATTATTACTTCCGGGTGAAAAGATACCGGGCGGCCTATGCCCGGCTGGAGTATCTTCTGAAAACCTATCCCGACACTGATACAGCCCTTAAGGCCCGAAGCCTCCTTAAGAAGGTGGCTACAAAGGTGGGGCCAGATTGGCAGCCCGGTCAAAGTCCGGATTCGTAG
- the nikR gene encoding nickel-responsive transcriptional regulator NikR has product MGEIYRFGVSIPSELIEAFDRYIAERHYTNRSEAIRDLIREKLVEREWEISGREVVGTITYVYDHHQRELVDRLIDLQHDYHENILAAQHIHLDHDNCLEVIIVKGHPKIIRELANRIHSTRGIKHCQLTMTTTGQDLV; this is encoded by the coding sequence ATGGGAGAGATCTATCGCTTCGGAGTCTCTATTCCCTCGGAGCTCATTGAGGCCTTTGATCGCTACATTGCCGAAAGGCACTATACCAATCGCTCCGAGGCCATCAGAGATCTCATCCGGGAGAAGCTGGTCGAAAGGGAATGGGAAATTAGCGGCCGAGAAGTGGTGGGAACCATCACCTATGTTTATGATCATCACCAGCGAGAGTTGGTCGATCGTTTGATCGACCTTCAGCATGATTACCACGAAAACATTCTTGCCGCCCAGCACATCCATCTTGACCACGACAACTGTCTGGAGGTCATCATTGTTAAGGGCCACCCCAAGATCATCCGGGAGTTGGCCAACCGGATCCACTCCACCAGAGGAATAAAACACTGTCAGTTAACCATGACCACCACCGGACAGGATCTAGTCTAA
- the gyrA gene encoding DNA gyrase subunit A, with amino-acid sequence MIAEIKPVSIEEELKKSYLDYAMSVIIGRALPDARDGLKPVQRRILYAMYELKNDWNKPYKKSARIVGDVIGKYHPHGDAAVYDTLVRMAQDFTMRYPLIDGQGNFGSIDGDAPAAMRYTEVRLAKLAHELMADLEKDTVDFVPNYDNTLKEPAILPTKVPNLLVNGSSGIAVGMATNIPPHNLGEVIDALVAMIRNPEITIDEILELLPGPDFPTAGFICGRSGIKEAYFSGKGIIKLRARALIERDKHKTAIVITELPYQVNKARLVEKIAELAANKKIEGIADVRDESDREGLRVVIELKREKADLAPVVLNQLYKHTPLETSYGIILLALVNNRPQLLNIRELLGLFIEHRKTVVIRRTRYDLKKAEERAHILEGLKIALANLDEIIALIRAAKSPKEAKEGLMSRFKLSQIQAQAILDMRLQRLTGLERDKILAEYEEVLRNIAWYRQILSDESVLMKIIEDELLSIREEYADPRRTEIISDPGEIRVEDLIAEEDMVVTISHQGYIKRNPVSLYRSQRRGGRGVTGMETKEEDFVEHLFIASTHDYILFFSNIGRVYWLKVHEIPQAGRTARGKAIVNLLPLQSEERINAAIKIRSFDEKAYVVMSTRAGLIKKTPLEAFSNPRSGGIIAAKINPGDELMAAALTTGEKHIFVGTRQGQSIRFRESDVRPMGRQAAGVKAIDLAEGDYLVAMEILEPEETATILTVSENGFGKRTPAEEYRVQSRGGKGILTVRITAKNGPVAGILKVTEEDEIMLLSQTGKIIRIKASDIPIHGRAAQGVRLIFLQPGEKLVGVARVAEREE; translated from the coding sequence ATGATTGCAGAGATAAAACCGGTCAGCATCGAGGAGGAACTCAAGAAGTCCTACCTGGATTACGCCATGAGCGTCATCATCGGACGGGCCCTCCCTGACGCTCGAGATGGCCTTAAGCCCGTCCAGCGGCGTATTCTCTACGCCATGTATGAGCTGAAAAACGACTGGAACAAGCCCTACAAGAAGAGCGCCCGTATTGTTGGTGATGTTATCGGTAAATATCACCCCCACGGAGACGCCGCCGTTTATGACACCTTGGTCCGCATGGCCCAGGACTTCACTATGCGCTATCCCCTGATAGATGGTCAGGGGAACTTCGGCTCCATAGACGGCGATGCCCCGGCGGCCATGAGATACACCGAGGTCCGCTTGGCCAAGCTGGCCCATGAACTCATGGCCGACCTAGAAAAAGACACTGTAGACTTTGTCCCCAACTACGACAACACCCTTAAGGAACCGGCCATCCTCCCCACCAAGGTTCCCAATCTTCTGGTAAATGGGTCCTCGGGTATAGCCGTGGGCATGGCCACCAATATTCCCCCTCACAATCTGGGAGAGGTTATTGATGCCTTGGTGGCCATGATCCGCAACCCCGAAATTACTATTGATGAGATTCTTGAGCTTCTCCCGGGGCCGGATTTTCCCACCGCTGGTTTCATTTGTGGCCGAAGCGGTATCAAAGAAGCCTACTTTAGTGGTAAAGGAATCATCAAACTCAGGGCCCGGGCCCTTATTGAACGAGACAAACATAAGACCGCCATCGTTATCACCGAGCTCCCCTATCAGGTCAACAAGGCCCGTTTAGTGGAGAAGATTGCCGAGCTGGCAGCCAACAAGAAAATCGAAGGCATTGCCGATGTTCGTGATGAGAGCGACCGTGAGGGCCTCCGGGTAGTAATTGAGCTTAAACGGGAAAAGGCCGACTTGGCCCCGGTGGTCCTCAACCAGCTCTACAAACACACCCCTCTTGAAACCAGTTATGGCATAATCCTGCTGGCCCTGGTCAACAATCGTCCCCAGTTACTCAACATCCGTGAGCTTCTGGGGCTTTTTATTGAACACCGCAAGACCGTAGTCATCCGACGAACACGTTATGATCTCAAAAAGGCCGAGGAACGAGCTCACATCCTGGAAGGGCTAAAGATCGCGCTGGCCAACCTGGATGAGATCATCGCCCTTATCCGGGCCGCCAAAAGCCCCAAAGAGGCCAAAGAGGGCCTGATGAGCCGCTTTAAACTAAGCCAGATCCAGGCCCAGGCCATCCTGGATATGAGGCTCCAGCGTCTGACAGGTCTGGAGAGGGATAAGATCCTGGCCGAATATGAAGAGGTTCTTCGTAACATCGCTTGGTATCGTCAGATACTCTCAGATGAGTCTGTACTAATGAAGATAATCGAGGATGAGCTTTTGAGTATTCGGGAAGAATATGCCGACCCCCGACGGACAGAGATTATCAGCGATCCTGGAGAGATTCGGGTTGAGGATTTAATTGCTGAGGAGGATATGGTGGTTACCATCAGCCATCAGGGTTACATAAAGCGCAACCCGGTCTCTCTCTACCGAAGCCAGCGACGTGGAGGTCGGGGGGTCACCGGAATGGAAACCAAAGAGGAAGATTTCGTCGAACACCTTTTCATCGCCTCCACCCATGATTACATCCTGTTTTTCAGCAACATTGGACGGGTTTACTGGCTTAAGGTTCACGAAATTCCCCAGGCCGGCCGCACCGCCCGGGGAAAGGCTATTGTCAATCTCCTGCCCCTTCAGTCCGAGGAGAGAATAAATGCCGCCATCAAGATACGCTCCTTTGATGAGAAGGCCTACGTAGTTATGAGTACCAGGGCGGGTTTGATCAAAAAGACCCCTCTTGAAGCCTTCTCAAACCCCCGGTCTGGAGGCATCATTGCTGCCAAGATTAATCCTGGAGACGAACTTATGGCCGCGGCCCTCACCACTGGGGAAAAGCACATTTTTGTCGGCACCAGACAGGGACAATCAATTCGTTTCAGAGAGAGCGATGTTCGGCCTATGGGACGGCAGGCCGCCGGAGTTAAGGCCATTGACCTGGCCGAGGGAGACTACCTGGTGGCCATGGAGATTCTAGAGCCAGAGGAGACGGCCACCATCCTTACGGTTAGCGAGAACGGCTTCGGCAAACGGACACCGGCCGAGGAGTATCGGGTCCAGAGCCGAGGAGGCAAAGGCATTCTTACCGTTCGGATTACGGCCAAAAATGGCCCAGTAGCCGGAATTCTTAAAGTAACCGAAGAGGATGAAATCATGCTCCTTTCCCAGACGGGAAAGATCATCCGAATCAAGGCCAGTGATATTCCCATCCATGGTCGAGCTGCCCAAGGCGTAAGGCTGATCTTCCTCCAACCTGGAGAAAAACTGGTAGGAGTGGCTAGGGTGGCCGAGAGGGAAGAATGA
- a CDS encoding NAD(P)H-dependent glycerol-3-phosphate dehydrogenase, with product MKIAVLGAGSWGTALARLLARKGLSVVLWARRDNLAQEIIIRRENPVYLPGIRLPETLKVTAHMDQALSGVEVIVLVVPSHGLRETLRIARDMIPKGLRAVVSATKGIETETLKRMSQVIEEEVPDLAARVGVLSGPSFATEVAQEVPTAVTVAAHLPEVAGLLQELFHTPFFRVYTTNDVVGVELAGALKNVMAIAAGIAEGLGFGTNTRAALITRGLAEISRLGLVLGANPLTFAGLAGLGDLVLTCTGTLSRNRQVGLRLGRGESLEAILASMKMVAEGVRTTKAAYRLAKAQAVELPITEKVYEILYQGKAPAQAVRELLSREPKPEMPHYMETM from the coding sequence ATGAAAATCGCCGTCTTGGGGGCCGGGAGTTGGGGGACTGCTCTGGCCAGGCTTTTGGCCCGCAAGGGGCTCTCGGTAGTTCTTTGGGCCAGAAGGGATAATCTGGCCCAAGAGATTATAATCCGGCGCGAAAATCCGGTCTATCTTCCCGGGATCCGGCTACCAGAGACTCTGAAAGTTACCGCCCACATGGACCAAGCCCTCTCTGGAGTCGAGGTGATAGTTTTAGTTGTCCCCTCTCATGGTCTCCGGGAGACCCTCCGAATAGCCAGAGACATGATCCCCAAGGGACTTAGAGCCGTGGTCTCGGCTACCAAAGGAATCGAAACCGAGACCCTTAAACGAATGAGCCAGGTAATTGAGGAAGAAGTTCCGGATCTGGCCGCCCGAGTAGGGGTCCTGTCTGGCCCCAGTTTCGCCACTGAGGTGGCCCAAGAGGTTCCTACGGCGGTTACCGTGGCCGCCCACCTCCCTGAAGTGGCAGGCCTCCTCCAGGAGCTCTTCCATACCCCCTTCTTCCGAGTTTACACCACCAACGACGTTGTGGGGGTAGAACTGGCCGGTGCCCTTAAAAACGTCATGGCTATCGCCGCTGGTATCGCCGAAGGCCTAGGCTTTGGGACCAACACCCGGGCCGCCCTCATTACCCGGGGCTTGGCTGAAATCAGTCGTCTGGGCCTGGTCCTGGGAGCCAACCCTCTCACCTTTGCCGGTCTGGCGGGTCTGGGAGACCTGGTCCTGACCTGTACCGGGACTCTGTCCCGAAATCGCCAGGTGGGGCTTCGACTTGGCCGGGGAGAGTCTCTGGAGGCCATCTTAGCCAGCATGAAGATGGTGGCCGAGGGAGTTCGGACAACCAAGGCTGCCTACCGCTTGGCCAAGGCTCAAGCTGTAGAGCTTCCCATCACCGAGAAGGTCTATGAGATCCTCTATCAAGGCAAAGCCCCGGCCCAGGCCGTAAGGGAGCTTCTTTCTCGAGAGCCCAAGCCGGAGATGCCTCACTACATGGAGACAATGTGA
- a CDS encoding tetratricopeptide repeat protein — translation MVRILTFLVFTLTLLNSPLVWGDYVSEIGLQAEGKGRVALIIRGKIGSVDSKLKRSPARIEIRLRGLASESKGLPSLLSGDRGLISKVLITPRGKDLMIRLFLLDDQNVAYRVLKAREGVRVIVWKEGQGPEGSSGLSPEVRKISTYSGQRITVDFYKADIHNVFRLLGDISGRNFIVDEGVKGTVTLSLKDVPWDLALELILDLKGLEKEERLNTILIRPHSPKKEGQTKTGEAIGELKTKIVSPEVIQMARIIRAEKKAQHEARELVERAWKLEKAGRSLEAIDLYEQAYTLNTEAVDIAKKLAYLHYQTGNYFKAAFYSQAVLKRTPLDAEAALYGALAEASLGNAELAETLFQKALTGRPHLAEVYYNYAAFLEKQGRFPEALKFYQRYEEEAGPSLQVAVAKARVWEKIDPGQACSSYDQLLQGGFRLPEAIKKIIKEKRDKVCQGGEQNAP, via the coding sequence ATGGTTAGGATATTAACCTTTTTGGTCTTTACTCTTACTCTCCTCAATTCACCCTTGGTCTGGGGAGACTATGTTTCCGAGATAGGGCTCCAGGCGGAGGGGAAGGGGCGAGTGGCTCTGATCATCCGGGGAAAGATAGGCTCAGTGGACAGCAAGCTAAAGAGGTCTCCGGCAAGAATAGAGATTCGTCTCCGGGGATTGGCTAGCGAGTCCAAGGGGCTCCCCTCTCTTCTTTCGGGTGATCGGGGGCTGATCAGCAAGGTTCTTATCACCCCTCGAGGGAAGGATCTAATGATCCGCCTGTTTCTTCTTGATGATCAAAATGTTGCCTATCGGGTTTTGAAAGCTCGGGAAGGGGTGCGGGTAATAGTCTGGAAAGAGGGGCAGGGGCCTGAGGGATCTTCGGGGCTTTCTCCTGAAGTTCGTAAGATATCAACCTATAGCGGACAGCGGATTACCGTAGATTTCTATAAGGCCGATATTCACAATGTCTTCCGGCTTCTAGGGGACATAAGTGGTCGTAACTTTATTGTGGATGAGGGAGTAAAGGGCACGGTGACTCTTTCCCTGAAGGACGTGCCCTGGGATCTGGCCTTGGAGTTGATTCTTGACCTCAAGGGGCTGGAGAAGGAAGAGCGTCTAAACACTATCCTCATAAGGCCTCACTCCCCTAAAAAGGAAGGGCAGACTAAGACAGGAGAGGCTATCGGAGAACTTAAGACCAAAATCGTCAGTCCAGAGGTCATCCAGATGGCCCGTATCATTCGGGCGGAAAAGAAAGCCCAGCATGAGGCCCGGGAGCTGGTAGAAAGGGCCTGGAAGCTGGAGAAGGCAGGCAGATCCCTTGAAGCTATTGACCTCTACGAACAGGCCTACACCCTTAACACCGAGGCCGTGGATATAGCCAAGAAACTGGCCTACCTTCACTACCAGACAGGCAATTATTTTAAGGCCGCCTTTTACAGTCAGGCCGTACTTAAGCGGACTCCTCTGGATGCCGAGGCCGCCCTTTACGGGGCCTTGGCCGAGGCCTCCCTGGGTAATGCCGAGTTGGCGGAGACCCTCTTCCAGAAGGCCCTAACCGGACGTCCCCACTTAGCAGAAGTTTATTACAACTATGCGGCCTTCCTGGAGAAGCAAGGCCGCTTTCCTGAAGCCCTTAAGTTTTACCAGCGTTATGAAGAAGAGGCCGGCCCCAGCCTTCAGGTAGCCGTGGCCAAGGCCAGAGTCTGGGAGAAGATAGATCCCGGCCAGGCCTGCAGCAGTTATGATCAGCTTCTTCAGGGAGGTTTCCGACTCCCGGAGGCAATCAAGAAGATAATCAAAGAAAAGAGGGATAAAGTCTGCCAAGGAGGGGAGCAAAATGCACCGTAG
- a CDS encoding pilus assembly protein PilP — MPPRGKLLALILGFLFVYGVSVSWAIDEEILLLLGITSNFHYNPAGKPDPFVPFYLPESQPKKSRFRTSPLESFPLSQFRLTAVVFSEGQAMAMLEDPTGRGYLVRRGTLVGVERAKVSRITSNSLVLEIRTKAWGREIVKKIELKLKIGGEDNNG, encoded by the coding sequence ATGCCTCCAAGAGGTAAATTGCTTGCCCTCATCTTGGGATTCTTATTCGTCTATGGGGTCTCTGTTTCTTGGGCCATAGACGAGGAGATTCTTCTCCTTTTGGGGATCACCTCTAATTTTCACTACAATCCGGCGGGAAAGCCTGATCCCTTTGTTCCCTTTTATCTTCCGGAGTCCCAGCCTAAAAAGTCTCGTTTCAGGACTTCGCCCCTAGAAAGCTTTCCCTTGAGCCAATTTCGTCTAACGGCCGTGGTCTTCTCTGAGGGGCAGGCCATGGCTATGCTGGAGGACCCTACCGGACGAGGTTACCTGGTTCGCAGGGGGACTTTGGTGGGGGTGGAGCGAGCTAAAGTCAGCCGGATAACCTCCAATAGCCTCGTCCTGGAAATCAGGACCAAGGCCTGGGGGAGAGAGATAGTCAAGAAGATTGAGCTCAAGCTCAAGATAGGAGGAGAGGATAATAATGGTTAG
- a CDS encoding type 4a pilus biogenesis protein PilO, with translation MNRLKQQLNKLIGNIEAQERRTKILLALLVFVFVPVLFINFLLLPTMEALRRVDAQCQGLKRQIEILKIKSATINKLAKEMRDEERVFEKVSAILPDKKEISSLLELVAKAGKMSGLEFVRFEPQEEEAKEGYAAIPVKVSVRGGYHSLGIFFDEIKDLDRLVLVRSFKIVGPKEDSPEMTLTADCELMTFRFIEEAEAKKAQEEKSGRKKPKKGARHASKR, from the coding sequence ATGAACAGGCTAAAGCAGCAACTAAATAAACTGATAGGCAATATAGAGGCCCAGGAGCGAAGGACTAAGATCCTCTTAGCCCTTTTGGTTTTTGTCTTTGTGCCTGTCCTTTTCATTAATTTTCTCCTTCTGCCCACGATGGAGGCCCTGAGAAGGGTAGACGCTCAGTGTCAGGGCCTTAAGAGGCAAATTGAGATCCTCAAGATCAAGTCGGCCACCATTAACAAGCTGGCCAAGGAAATGCGGGATGAAGAGAGGGTTTTTGAAAAGGTAAGTGCGATTTTGCCCGACAAAAAAGAAATCTCCTCGCTTCTTGAGCTGGTGGCCAAGGCGGGAAAGATGTCTGGGCTGGAGTTTGTTCGTTTTGAGCCTCAGGAGGAGGAGGCCAAAGAGGGGTATGCGGCCATTCCGGTGAAGGTGTCTGTAAGGGGAGGATATCACTCCTTGGGGATCTTTTTTGATGAGATTAAGGATCTTGATCGCTTGGTTCTGGTTCGATCCTTCAAAATAGTTGGTCCTAAGGAGGACAGCCCGGAGATGACCCTTACTGCTGACTGCGAGCTAATGACCTTCCGTTTCATTGAGGAAGCGGAGGCTAAAAAGGCTCAAGAGGAAAAATCAGGGCGAAAAAAGCCTAAAAAGGGGGCCAGACATGCCTCCAAGAGGTAA
- a CDS encoding PilN domain-containing protein: protein MIRINLLPQKTVSSRQRQRDIILYSVIAALVLYLFLLLLWGILLLNKGQKERELRLIQADYNKYKKIYAKVLDIEKKKKIITKKINLIKDLTGRREIPVRVLDVVASKLPEGRLYLTSITLEGDEVLLEGVSLDNLTLALYMRQIESSPFFRDAIRVVSEEKKVGSKSVTSFKFRVKVVAYEQAKAATK, encoded by the coding sequence ATGATCAGGATCAACCTCTTACCCCAGAAGACCGTTTCCTCCAGACAGCGACAAAGGGATATTATTCTTTACTCGGTGATTGCCGCCTTGGTCCTTTATCTGTTTCTTCTCTTACTCTGGGGGATACTACTTCTCAACAAGGGGCAAAAAGAGAGGGAACTTCGCCTAATTCAGGCTGATTACAACAAATATAAAAAGATATACGCCAAGGTCTTAGATATTGAGAAGAAAAAGAAAATTATCACTAAAAAGATAAATCTTATTAAGGACCTGACCGGTCGCAGAGAAATTCCGGTCCGGGTCCTGGATGTGGTGGCCAGCAAGCTGCCTGAAGGACGGCTCTACCTCACTTCCATTACCCTTGAGGGAGATGAGGTCCTTCTTGAAGGCGTCTCCCTAGATAACTTGACTCTGGCCCTCTACATGAGACAGATCGAAAGCTCTCCTTTCTTCCGGGACGCCATTCGGGTGGTCTCCGAGGAGAAAAAGGTGGGTAGCAAAAGCGTCACCAGCTTTAAGTTCCGGGTGAAAGTGGTTGCCTATGAACAGGCTAAAGCAGCAACTAAATAA